One genomic region from Knoellia sp. p5-6-4 encodes:
- a CDS encoding PIG-L deacetylase family protein: MLPEPNPGGRLILAPHADDETLGCGGLIAKYADECVVTVLAQPDDVREREFSAAQAVLGYKRSYILDMRDGYVGEDMHELVRLLDEVIALCQPSRLYLPYPSMHQDHVAAYEAGIRASRLSMTSGHWFTPSVFVYDVAAYDVNLYPTDLKWNVFEALTEGEIDRKTEAIAAYSSQAMPGPHPANDIKQAAHALGSARRVAWAEQFCLVRDVRP, from the coding sequence TTGCTGCCCGAACCCAATCCGGGAGGGCGTCTCATCCTCGCCCCTCACGCCGACGACGAGACACTCGGCTGTGGGGGATTGATCGCGAAGTATGCCGACGAGTGTGTGGTGACCGTGCTGGCGCAACCGGACGACGTGCGCGAGCGGGAGTTCAGTGCGGCCCAGGCCGTCCTCGGCTACAAGCGCAGCTACATCCTGGACATGAGGGACGGTTATGTCGGTGAGGACATGCACGAGCTCGTGAGGCTTCTCGACGAGGTCATCGCGCTGTGCCAGCCGAGCAGGCTCTACCTGCCCTACCCGTCCATGCACCAGGATCACGTCGCGGCCTACGAGGCGGGCATACGGGCGTCACGACTTTCCATGACCTCAGGACACTGGTTCACGCCTTCCGTGTTCGTCTATGACGTGGCCGCGTACGACGTGAACCTCTATCCGACAGACCTGAAGTGGAACGTGTTCGAGGCTTTGACGGAGGGCGAGATAGACCGTAAGACCGAGGCGATCGCAGCGTACTCATCGCAGGCGATGCCGGGCCCCCACCCGGCCAACGACATCAAACAGGCTGCGCACGCGCTCGGTAGCGCCAGGCGCGTCGCGTGGGCGGAACAGTTCTGCTTGGTGCGGGACGTGAGGCCATGA
- a CDS encoding polysaccharide deacetylase family protein, translating into MSAVLSRDQNHGRRLSAVPVTGSPSIQDTDASAAAAPQLHSRKPKFTIITRFQKNHGWQSSSGRSAAVRMDDPTDFTLGKQSLTLTTDRSGAGVRIDSPTYRFPIDLQGKIIRVLLKVDGLPRLETLRLYAGDGGFENHRNFDLDLREARVAASYLKEGEWTWVTLNASAGSLVGRSHHAVTNWRFTATSRPGSTVTIHLNALEFATPPRTFPRGAVSICFDDGRLSPFLNARPALDDYGWAASLYPIVDRVAETPGGTYMTTSQLRQCRDISGWEVGVHSYTRRDHDAGFDALTPAQIRSNISAARRWVQNNHLGLGAGLAWPLGAFSTAAADAAETLCSYGRLNTTASLETWPPQNLMRIRSAANSESFTKVRQMIDQTTDSRGWLCLTFHEITPRGTESLSCSVRTFRRIVDYVADKELAVLPVIDVLREGAQR; encoded by the coding sequence GTGAGCGCAGTGCTGTCACGTGACCAGAACCACGGTCGTCGCCTGTCAGCGGTGCCGGTCACTGGCTCGCCGTCCATCCAGGACACCGACGCGTCGGCTGCCGCCGCACCTCAACTCCATTCACGCAAGCCCAAGTTCACCATCATCACTCGCTTTCAGAAGAACCACGGTTGGCAGTCCTCAAGTGGCAGATCCGCCGCTGTGCGTATGGACGACCCCACAGACTTCACCTTGGGAAAGCAGTCGCTCACTCTCACGACCGACAGGTCGGGCGCGGGCGTCCGCATCGACTCCCCGACCTATCGGTTTCCGATCGACCTGCAGGGCAAGATCATTCGCGTCCTACTCAAGGTGGATGGGCTGCCACGGCTCGAAACCCTGCGTCTATATGCGGGAGACGGCGGGTTTGAGAACCATCGCAACTTCGACCTCGACCTCCGTGAGGCACGCGTCGCCGCCTCCTATCTGAAGGAGGGCGAGTGGACCTGGGTCACACTGAACGCGAGCGCCGGTTCACTGGTTGGACGCTCGCACCACGCAGTGACCAACTGGCGTTTCACTGCCACATCGAGGCCGGGATCCACGGTGACCATTCACCTCAACGCCCTCGAGTTCGCCACCCCGCCACGAACGTTTCCACGAGGGGCGGTGTCGATCTGCTTCGACGACGGCCGGCTCTCCCCCTTCCTCAATGCCAGGCCGGCTCTGGACGACTACGGCTGGGCGGCAAGCCTCTACCCCATCGTCGACCGTGTGGCGGAGACACCGGGTGGGACGTACATGACCACCTCACAGCTGCGGCAATGCCGAGACATCTCGGGTTGGGAGGTGGGAGTCCACTCCTACACTCGCCGCGACCACGACGCCGGTTTCGACGCCCTCACCCCTGCGCAGATCCGGAGCAACATTTCCGCAGCGAGGCGCTGGGTGCAGAACAACCACCTGGGCCTGGGAGCCGGTCTTGCCTGGCCTCTCGGCGCCTTCAGCACCGCCGCCGCCGACGCGGCCGAGACCCTTTGCAGCTATGGACGGCTCAACACCACAGCGAGCTTGGAGACATGGCCCCCGCAGAACCTGATGCGGATCAGATCCGCAGCAAACAGTGAATCGTTCACCAAGGTGAGGCAGATGATTGACCAGACCACAGACTCGCGTGGCTGGCTGTGCCTGACGTTCCACGAGATCACCCCTCGTGGAACAGAGAGCCTCAGCTGTTCCGTGCGCACCTTCAGAAGGATCGTCGACTACGTCGCCGACAAGGAGCTTGCGGTCCTTCCCGTCATCGACGTCCTGCGGGAAGGTGCACAGCGATGA
- a CDS encoding glycosyltransferase family 2 protein, which yields MDQYDVSVIIPTVLRPELLRAVRSTREPGTNVEVVLVIDRGLEASCPSEVRNLVDVVIHTGGGRGAGHARNLGVRAARAPWVAFLDDDDEFLPGKLRAQLNTCEFLARAGHRPVVSCRAVHRWEAPAAESAPLPSRLYRSGEPLEEYLFRRRRLGVDRASVFAPTLMVEAALAREVPWDEHLRRHQDWDFLLRALSVPGSVLEQLPITGTACWIGAGGSMSGDADWRSSLGWATRWRGRWSPRVYSDFLVAQPLRYALHARSPEGCRAVVKELLHARALPSASAMTLGLAGVLPRNVLEAGAAAATRRS from the coding sequence GTGGACCAGTACGACGTCAGCGTCATCATTCCCACCGTTCTCAGACCCGAGCTGCTCCGGGCCGTCCGGAGCACGAGAGAACCGGGAACGAACGTCGAGGTCGTGCTGGTTATCGACAGAGGACTGGAGGCGTCCTGTCCTTCCGAGGTCCGGAACCTCGTCGACGTGGTCATCCACACCGGTGGTGGACGCGGAGCCGGCCACGCGAGGAACCTTGGAGTCCGCGCTGCTCGAGCACCGTGGGTCGCCTTCTTGGACGACGATGACGAGTTCCTCCCGGGGAAGCTACGAGCCCAGCTCAACACGTGCGAATTCTTGGCTCGTGCGGGGCACCGGCCCGTCGTCAGCTGCCGTGCCGTCCACCGCTGGGAAGCCCCCGCCGCGGAGAGCGCTCCACTTCCGAGTCGGCTCTACCGGTCTGGCGAGCCTCTGGAGGAGTATCTCTTCCGCCGACGGCGGCTGGGGGTGGATCGCGCCTCGGTGTTCGCGCCCACCCTCATGGTCGAAGCGGCTCTGGCCAGGGAGGTGCCCTGGGACGAGCACTTGAGGCGACACCAGGACTGGGACTTCCTGCTGCGCGCCCTGTCCGTTCCCGGCTCCGTGCTCGAGCAGCTGCCGATCACCGGCACCGCCTGCTGGATCGGCGCCGGAGGCTCGATGTCCGGGGACGCAGACTGGCGTTCCTCACTGGGGTGGGCCACCCGGTGGCGGGGTCGGTGGAGCCCTCGCGTGTACTCGGACTTCCTCGTGGCCCAACCCCTGCGGTACGCCCTACATGCCCGCAGCCCCGAAGGGTGCCGTGCCGTCGTCAAGGAACTGCTCCACGCGCGTGCCCTGCCGAGCGCGAGCGCGATGACGCTGGGGTTGGCCGGCGTCCTTCCTCGCAACGTGCTCGAAGCCGGCGCGGCCGCGGCCACGAGGAGGAGCTGA
- a CDS encoding WbqC family protein, with protein sequence MIVTCHQPDLLPYTGFWYKMARADIFDLKIFDQFQDRGYQRRVKMRGTWASVPIVDRHWRSSILDVRINPDMARQTLTDIIVGRYAGARYWDRHGPTILEMVASVHTDRLWQFNFALILGVRELLGITTPLSVSSPLTERGSAGLVSMLSNYQTSIYLSGTGGRAYMGDCKDFSDAGIEVVFSRHRPVTGDSILSVLMDYEDPMQVVLNEDPDAAEEVGA encoded by the coding sequence ATGATCGTTACCTGTCACCAGCCGGACCTCCTGCCGTACACCGGCTTCTGGTACAAGATGGCCCGCGCCGACATCTTCGATCTGAAGATCTTCGACCAGTTCCAGGATCGTGGGTATCAGCGCCGTGTGAAGATGCGCGGCACCTGGGCCTCGGTGCCCATCGTCGATAGGCACTGGCGGAGCAGCATCCTCGACGTGCGCATCAACCCTGACATGGCACGTCAGACGCTGACCGACATCATCGTGGGCAGGTATGCCGGGGCTCGGTACTGGGACCGGCACGGCCCGACGATCCTCGAGATGGTCGCCTCGGTCCACACGGACCGGCTCTGGCAGTTCAACTTCGCGCTGATCCTCGGTGTCAGGGAGCTGCTGGGCATCACCACGCCCCTCTCCGTCAGCTCTCCGCTGACCGAGCGTGGTTCAGCAGGGCTCGTGAGCATGCTCAGCAACTATCAGACGTCGATCTACCTGTCCGGCACGGGAGGTCGTGCCTACATGGGCGACTGCAAGGACTTCAGTGACGCGGGGATCGAGGTGGTCTTCTCTCGTCATCGTCCCGTGACGGGAGACTCGATCCTGTCCGTGCTCATGGACTACGAGGACCCGATGCAGGTCGTCCTCAACGAGGACCCCGACGCTGCAGAGGAGGTGGGCGCGTGA
- a CDS encoding nucleotide sugar dehydrogenase, which produces MSRVTVVGLGYVGLPLAVRAAEVGHEVVGLDSDASRVDMLRGGCSYVEDVSSERLREVTAAGAFRPASGGNDVGSGRSDQSFEMGVIAVPTPLRGREPDLSFVEDAARALGRGLSPGASVVLESTSFPGTTEQLLAEVLAEASGLVPGTDFHLGFSPERIDPGNRVNTFENTPKLVSATTQEGLLTIRAFYDTLVKETVPVSSPRVAEMTKLFENIQANVNIALINEVATLCHELDVDVWEMIDASMTKGHSMAYWTPGPGVGGHCLPVDPLYLAWQSREVTGRPFRFAELADEINGGRPHYVVERVEKLLAEGGRALRGAQVLVVGVAYKANVADLRESPAFGVVRTLQARGAQVSVVDPHVTTWGLTPVVPAAELAERIEEYELVVVVTDHAAVDYDVIGAKARLVLDCRHVVPPRNNVVQL; this is translated from the coding sequence GTGAGCAGGGTGACCGTCGTGGGCCTCGGGTATGTGGGGCTGCCGCTTGCCGTGCGGGCCGCCGAGGTCGGGCACGAGGTCGTGGGGCTCGACAGTGACGCTTCGCGTGTCGACATGCTGCGGGGGGGCTGTTCGTACGTTGAGGACGTCTCGAGTGAACGGTTGCGGGAAGTGACAGCCGCAGGCGCCTTCCGACCAGCAAGTGGTGGGAACGATGTGGGGAGCGGTCGATCGGACCAGTCATTCGAGATGGGGGTGATCGCAGTCCCGACGCCGCTGCGAGGCAGGGAGCCAGATCTCTCGTTCGTCGAGGACGCTGCGCGAGCGCTGGGAAGGGGCCTGAGCCCGGGGGCCTCCGTCGTCCTTGAGTCGACGTCCTTCCCGGGAACCACCGAGCAACTGTTGGCAGAGGTGCTGGCCGAGGCATCGGGCCTGGTACCGGGCACCGACTTCCACCTCGGGTTCTCACCCGAACGCATCGACCCGGGCAACCGGGTGAACACGTTCGAGAACACTCCGAAGCTCGTCTCGGCGACGACGCAGGAGGGACTGCTCACGATCCGGGCCTTCTACGACACGCTCGTCAAAGAAACGGTGCCGGTGTCCAGCCCGCGAGTGGCGGAGATGACCAAGCTGTTCGAGAACATCCAGGCGAACGTCAACATCGCCCTCATCAACGAAGTGGCGACCCTCTGCCACGAGCTCGACGTCGATGTCTGGGAGATGATCGACGCCAGCATGACCAAGGGCCACTCGATGGCGTACTGGACGCCCGGCCCCGGGGTGGGAGGACATTGCCTGCCGGTGGACCCTCTCTATCTCGCTTGGCAGTCCAGAGAGGTGACCGGGCGTCCGTTTCGCTTTGCCGAGCTCGCCGATGAGATCAACGGGGGACGTCCGCACTACGTCGTCGAGCGGGTCGAGAAGCTGTTGGCCGAAGGGGGCAGGGCCCTGCGAGGAGCACAGGTACTCGTGGTGGGGGTGGCCTACAAGGCCAACGTCGCGGACCTAAGGGAGTCTCCCGCCTTTGGCGTCGTGCGCACGCTGCAGGCGCGGGGTGCCCAGGTGAGTGTGGTGGATCCCCATGTCACCACCTGGGGCCTCACACCCGTGGTCCCAGCAGCTGAGCTGGCAGAGCGGATCGAGGAATACGAGCTCGTCGTGGTCGTCACCGACCACGCTGCCGTCGACTACGACGTGATCGGGGCGAAGGCGCGACTGGTGCTGGACTGTCGTCACGTGGTTCCACCTCGCAACAACGTCGTCCAGCTCTGA
- a CDS encoding polysaccharide biosynthesis tyrosine autokinase encodes MELTDYLRLVRTYWRAILGITLVAIAAAAVLSAVMPPAYEATARGFVSYGTVSDPSKAEASDTVSKSRAKSYVQLATSRAIAEDVIRRLRLRESPGELVARITAEQPVDTVLVEVTARAATPSGAKTLADTWITALQGKVAAVENPQQFENAETLRLIPVEEADLPTRPVSPRTTLYLSLAALLGLGSGLAYALARRRSDHRLRTTSAISESSSVPVVGGVPSSPALGRSAVEVMALMRTRSDARSSQGLAADSFRRLRTHLQFADGGQPPAIVVVTAPQTLYGTSTVATNLAIAMAAAGQAVVLVDANLRHPTTMATLGLADGDGLAEVLTGEVPVGAVLQRVEQYPSLQVLGAGTSPLLATELVDSAAMHSLLQLLSRDATVLVDAPPLLQLPDAALLSRMASGALLVVSADRTTSDELGATLARLEHVGARALGIVLNHAGADDLNGDWGSGAGRSDRNSGHRRGVSEDGTRVGREPVRPAWHSHHPRRP; translated from the coding sequence ATGGAACTCACGGACTACCTGAGGCTCGTGCGCACCTACTGGCGCGCCATCCTCGGGATCACATTGGTGGCCATCGCTGCGGCGGCGGTCCTCAGCGCCGTCATGCCACCCGCTTACGAAGCCACCGCACGGGGTTTCGTCAGCTACGGCACTGTGAGCGACCCGTCGAAGGCAGAGGCGAGCGACACGGTGTCGAAGTCACGGGCCAAGTCATATGTTCAGCTGGCCACGAGCCGAGCCATCGCAGAAGACGTCATTCGACGCCTCCGCCTGCGCGAGTCGCCCGGGGAGCTGGTCGCCCGTATCACTGCCGAGCAGCCGGTCGACACCGTGCTCGTCGAGGTGACTGCTCGAGCGGCCACCCCTTCGGGGGCCAAGACGCTCGCCGACACCTGGATCACGGCGCTGCAGGGCAAGGTGGCCGCCGTCGAGAACCCCCAGCAGTTCGAGAATGCCGAGACGCTTCGCCTCATCCCCGTTGAGGAGGCGGACCTGCCCACGCGCCCTGTGTCGCCGCGGACGACTCTGTATCTCTCGCTCGCAGCCCTGCTCGGGCTGGGGAGCGGACTTGCCTACGCACTGGCACGCAGGCGGTCCGACCATCGCCTGCGCACGACCTCCGCCATCAGCGAATCCTCCTCCGTCCCTGTTGTCGGTGGCGTCCCCTCGAGTCCAGCACTTGGGCGGTCCGCAGTGGAGGTCATGGCCCTGATGAGGACGAGGAGCGACGCCAGGTCCTCGCAAGGCCTCGCCGCTGACTCCTTCCGTCGCCTCCGGACCCACCTGCAGTTCGCTGACGGGGGACAGCCTCCGGCCATCGTGGTGGTCACGGCACCACAGACTCTGTACGGGACCTCCACGGTGGCCACCAACCTGGCGATCGCCATGGCCGCGGCTGGTCAAGCCGTCGTACTCGTCGACGCCAACCTCCGGCACCCCACCACCATGGCGACGCTGGGCCTGGCGGACGGTGATGGCTTGGCCGAGGTGCTTACGGGGGAAGTGCCCGTCGGTGCCGTCCTGCAGAGGGTGGAGCAGTACCCGAGCCTGCAGGTGCTCGGCGCGGGCACGTCGCCCCTGCTCGCCACCGAGCTGGTCGATTCCGCCGCGATGCACAGCCTCCTGCAGCTCCTCTCCAGAGACGCCACTGTGCTCGTCGACGCCCCGCCACTGCTGCAGTTGCCGGACGCCGCTCTGCTGTCTCGCATGGCGTCAGGGGCCTTGTTGGTGGTGTCCGCTGACAGGACCACGTCGGACGAGCTGGGTGCAACGTTGGCGCGACTGGAGCATGTGGGTGCGCGCGCGCTCGGGATCGTGCTCAACCACGCGGGTGCCGACGACCTGAACGGGGACTGGGGCTCGGGGGCCGGGCGGAGTGACCGGAACAGTGGGCACCGCCGCGGCGTCTCCGAGGACGGGACCCGTGTGGGCAGGGAACCGGTGCGGCCGGCATGGCATTCACACCACCCACGACGGCCTTGA
- a CDS encoding sugar transferase, which yields MTVDVTAEVLLTPVRNSRRHRAIKSALDRTAAAIGLVAASPLLMVIAAAIRRDSPGPVLYCQERIGYGGEPFRMYKFRTMTADAETQLLTVLASEGMVLGPLYKVKRDPRVTRVGAVLRRLSLDELPQLWNVVRGDMSLVGPRPQVAAEVDTYSTEMCRRLLVKPGMTGLWQVNGRSDLPWEEAVRLDLHYVDHWSLRLDWQILRRTPSAVRRSAGAY from the coding sequence ATGACGGTGGATGTCACTGCAGAGGTGCTTCTGACCCCGGTGCGCAACAGCCGGCGTCATCGAGCAATCAAGAGCGCTCTCGACCGGACTGCGGCCGCCATCGGCCTCGTCGCAGCCTCGCCGCTTCTCATGGTGATCGCCGCCGCGATACGGCGTGACAGCCCGGGCCCGGTGTTGTACTGCCAGGAGCGCATCGGCTACGGCGGAGAGCCTTTCAGAATGTACAAGTTCCGTACCATGACCGCAGACGCGGAAACCCAGCTGCTGACGGTGCTGGCCTCGGAGGGCATGGTCCTCGGACCCCTGTACAAGGTGAAGCGGGATCCCCGAGTGACTCGGGTCGGCGCCGTACTGCGCCGCCTCAGCCTCGACGAGCTACCTCAGCTGTGGAACGTCGTCCGAGGAGACATGAGCCTGGTCGGTCCTCGACCGCAGGTCGCTGCGGAGGTCGACACCTACTCGACCGAGATGTGCCGCCGACTGCTCGTCAAGCCCGGCATGACGGGTCTGTGGCAGGTGAATGGTCGAAGCGACCTCCCTTGGGAGGAGGCTGTCCGACTCGACCTGCACTACGTGGACCACTGGTCGCTCAGGTTGGACTGGCAGATCCTTCGTCGGACTCCGAGTGCGGTACGCCGTTCGGCGGGGGCCTACTGA
- a CDS encoding glycosyltransferase, producing the protein MENALVALAGDLARTMRVTIIALSGPELTSPELIDVECVHLRVPPGITRLPRSTLPLRRALQRLPQGTVVVAVGVWCTTVLSWVRHWDMTGCIVWEHSLTPQRIHISRRMRLLWLLARPAFRRADTVVCVSDAVRRQCARARHRTPTTVVIPNLLPAGTRPSPASRNTSGTAGPYTLLGLGVLAPVKNWRLAVEAMEHLPRCTLRLAGDGPEHKKLLALVAARRLEDRVQLLGRRSDVAALLEECDVLVHPSHSETFGYALFEAAAAGVPVAVCDRAVMNELVPYYVPGVIGQNEPRDFADAVESALSLARSPTVWEEAAKRRERTFGPHRVRQQWQHVLHGAWSQRVGDQ; encoded by the coding sequence ATGGAGAACGCTCTTGTCGCCCTTGCCGGCGACCTCGCCCGCACAATGCGGGTCACGATCATTGCTCTCTCTGGTCCCGAACTGACGTCACCTGAGCTCATCGACGTGGAATGCGTCCACCTGCGCGTACCCCCGGGCATCACGCGACTACCCCGCAGCACGCTCCCCTTGCGGCGCGCACTGCAGCGCCTGCCGCAGGGGACGGTGGTGGTGGCGGTCGGGGTCTGGTGCACCACGGTGCTCTCCTGGGTCCGACACTGGGACATGACCGGCTGCATCGTCTGGGAGCACTCCTTGACCCCGCAGCGCATCCACATCTCCCGGAGAATGCGGCTGCTGTGGCTTCTCGCGCGACCAGCCTTCCGCCGTGCAGACACCGTTGTGTGCGTCAGTGATGCCGTGCGACGGCAGTGCGCACGGGCACGTCACCGAACGCCGACCACTGTGGTGATTCCGAACCTGCTGCCCGCCGGCACACGCCCGAGTCCCGCCTCACGCAACACGTCAGGGACAGCTGGGCCGTACACCCTGCTCGGTCTGGGGGTGCTGGCACCCGTCAAGAACTGGCGACTTGCCGTCGAGGCGATGGAGCATCTGCCTCGCTGCACCCTGCGCTTGGCCGGCGACGGGCCCGAGCACAAGAAGCTGCTCGCACTGGTGGCGGCCCGCCGCCTCGAGGACCGGGTCCAGCTCCTGGGTCGGCGAAGCGACGTGGCAGCCTTGCTCGAGGAGTGCGACGTCCTCGTGCACCCCTCTCACTCGGAGACCTTCGGCTACGCACTGTTCGAAGCGGCCGCTGCAGGCGTTCCCGTCGCGGTCTGTGACCGCGCCGTCATGAATGAGCTCGTGCCCTACTACGTGCCCGGTGTCATCGGCCAGAACGAGCCGCGTGACTTTGCCGATGCCGTGGAGAGCGCACTTTCTCTCGCCCGTTCACCGACGGTCTGGGAAGAGGCAGCCAAGCGGAGGGAGCGCACCTTCGGGCCACATCGCGTCAGGCAGCAGTGGCAGCACGTTCTGCACGGGGCCTGGAGTCAACGCGTGGGCGACCAGTGA
- a CDS encoding oligosaccharide flippase family protein translates to MQRNTAVLLFGQTGRLAIQGGYFVLVARELGSSDFGAAAALLALVALLLPFSGLGSPLLIIRNVAQQRGEAALQWSNSVVLVVLSGAALSGLLLLLSPWIVPAGVPPQVVAAVALADLVLGQLVDAARSVFHAKERMVPSAAFPVLLHASRLAAFVLLMIGPWSVTLTTWTMSYALASLPVAGALAVATTVHVSWRRPQLREFGREWKTGMLFTVGMSTTTMYNDADKALLAKLSTLEATGIYSAAYRIVDMSYVPVRALLGAALPAMWRAGTDGLLPLLDVVRSRLLRPVTAYCLAGTAAMLVGADLMPLIFGASYQEAVPAMRALSFLLILKGCHYVAADTLTCAGHQGLRTVVQICVAVLNVALCLWLIPEHGWQGAVVASLASDGALALALIAILLARLRTVKAQPARATD, encoded by the coding sequence ATGCAGCGCAACACGGCCGTCCTGCTGTTCGGGCAGACCGGGCGTCTGGCGATACAGGGCGGCTACTTCGTGCTGGTCGCCCGCGAGCTGGGGTCGAGCGACTTTGGTGCCGCCGCTGCTCTGCTGGCGCTCGTTGCACTGCTCCTTCCCTTCTCCGGCCTGGGCTCTCCCTTGCTCATCATCCGGAACGTGGCCCAACAACGGGGAGAGGCTGCACTGCAGTGGTCCAACAGCGTGGTCCTCGTCGTCCTGTCGGGGGCGGCTCTCTCGGGCCTCCTCCTGCTGCTCTCACCTTGGATCGTCCCGGCGGGAGTGCCACCCCAGGTCGTCGCGGCGGTCGCCCTCGCAGACCTCGTGCTCGGACAACTGGTCGACGCGGCCCGCTCGGTGTTCCACGCCAAGGAGCGGATGGTGCCGTCCGCGGCATTTCCGGTGCTCCTGCACGCGAGCAGACTGGCCGCGTTCGTGCTCCTCATGATCGGGCCTTGGTCCGTCACGTTGACGACATGGACGATGTCGTACGCCCTCGCGTCCTTGCCTGTGGCGGGGGCCCTGGCGGTCGCCACGACTGTTCATGTCAGTTGGCGCAGACCACAGCTGCGGGAGTTCGGCCGGGAGTGGAAGACCGGGATGCTGTTCACCGTCGGCATGTCGACGACGACCATGTACAACGACGCGGACAAGGCTCTGCTGGCCAAGCTCTCGACGCTGGAGGCGACAGGCATCTATTCAGCTGCCTACCGCATCGTCGACATGTCGTACGTCCCGGTACGTGCACTGCTGGGCGCCGCCCTTCCGGCGATGTGGAGGGCGGGCACGGATGGCCTGCTGCCGCTTCTCGATGTCGTCAGGTCGAGGCTCCTTCGCCCCGTCACGGCTTACTGCCTTGCAGGGACTGCTGCCATGCTCGTTGGCGCTGACTTGATGCCGCTGATCTTCGGAGCCAGCTACCAGGAGGCAGTGCCCGCGATGAGGGCCCTCTCATTTCTGCTGATCCTGAAGGGTTGTCACTACGTCGCGGCGGACACCCTTACCTGCGCAGGCCACCAGGGTTTGCGCACCGTCGTACAGATCTGCGTCGCGGTCCTCAATGTGGCGTTGTGCCTGTGGCTCATCCCGGAACACGGCTGGCAAGGTGCGGTCGTCGCCAGTCTCGCCAGCGACGGCGCCCTGGCGCTCGCACTCATCGCGATCCTTCTCGCTCGGCTGCGCACCGTGAAGGCTCAGCCTGCACGCGCGACTGACTAG
- a CDS encoding O-antigen ligase family protein, protein MFVLVGAGLAGDTTFLDGDVYFRAAVVICFVAIFVLPFGTRALPPATKRALALACLLLWAWLAVVDLLAADLQAGQLVAPLTSLVVLVLSGVMSAPLGMTPRVLGRTLLTVLAVVGVASALLPASWRACDEFKCGPAGALMTGPFPSENYLAMQAVLVLAWVLLGLRGSLRVTAVLLVATLLLASGSRTSMIVALLALLLFVVSGRERHTTGPRRPVSYVTASLLGMLAVVVGYVLIVRSTTSTFSNRGQTWARAVEAVEEHPWRGLGFHSWFELQRVGTLPDHFAHSEYLILLFSGGYVALALFAVVIAVAVRQTAAMSPGPLARAALPVFVFAGLGLTESVWNPFTFDGSSWPILVMLLVTGRPRVDSRPRAERAATAA, encoded by the coding sequence GTGTTCGTTCTCGTTGGCGCTGGCCTGGCGGGCGACACTACCTTCCTTGACGGTGATGTCTACTTCCGTGCGGCGGTCGTCATCTGCTTCGTAGCGATCTTCGTGCTGCCCTTCGGAACTCGTGCCCTGCCGCCGGCAACGAAGCGCGCCCTGGCCCTGGCCTGCCTTCTGTTGTGGGCCTGGTTGGCGGTGGTGGACCTGCTCGCCGCAGACCTGCAGGCGGGTCAGCTCGTGGCGCCTCTCACGTCGTTGGTGGTCCTCGTCCTGAGTGGCGTCATGTCCGCTCCGCTTGGGATGACGCCACGCGTGCTGGGTCGCACCCTGCTGACCGTCCTGGCAGTCGTCGGGGTGGCCAGCGCACTCCTTCCGGCGTCCTGGCGCGCGTGCGACGAGTTCAAGTGTGGTCCGGCAGGAGCCTTGATGACCGGTCCCTTCCCGTCGGAGAACTATCTGGCCATGCAGGCGGTGCTCGTGCTGGCCTGGGTGCTATTGGGGCTCAGGGGTTCGCTGCGCGTCACCGCAGTGCTGCTCGTCGCCACGCTCTTGCTGGCGAGTGGTTCACGCACCTCCATGATCGTGGCGTTGCTCGCCCTGTTGCTGTTCGTGGTGTCAGGAAGGGAACGCCATACGACAGGACCCAGACGGCCCGTCTCCTACGTGACCGCGTCCTTGCTGGGGATGCTTGCGGTCGTTGTGGGGTACGTGCTGATCGTACGGTCCACCACGAGCACCTTCAGCAACCGTGGGCAGACGTGGGCACGGGCGGTGGAGGCCGTCGAGGAGCACCCATGGCGCGGACTGGGATTCCACTCTTGGTTCGAGCTGCAGAGAGTCGGGACCCTGCCGGATCACTTCGCACACAGCGAGTACCTCATCCTTCTCTTCTCCGGTGGCTACGTCGCGCTGGCCCTGTTCGCTGTGGTGATTGCGGTCGCGGTGCGGCAAACGGCTGCGATGTCGCCAGGTCCGTTGGCACGTGCCGCTTTGCCAGTGTTCGTGTTTGCCGGCTTGGGCTTGACCGAGAGCGTGTGGAACCCGTTCACGTTTGACGGCTCGAGCTGGCCCATCCTGGTGATGCTGCTGGTCACTGGTCGCCCACGCGTTGACTCCAGGCCCCGTGCAGAACGTGCTGCCACTGCTGCCTGA